One Archocentrus centrarchus isolate MPI-CPG fArcCen1 chromosome 14, fArcCen1, whole genome shotgun sequence DNA window includes the following coding sequences:
- the trpc6a gene encoding short transient receptor potential channel 6a isoform X2 — translation MNHRPLAAHRTSRTVGYIDSPRARSRDNLLMYDDFGEETCCSGRCLGHSNSERQLMARLTAAKRRQALRGPAYMFSAPSVSLSEVEQRFLEAAEYGNIPEVRRMLLHIPNLNVNAVDYMGQNALQLAVANEHLEVTELLLGRADLARVGDALLLAISKGYVRITEALLGHQAFRDARRLTASPAQADMLDDFYAYDEDGTRKFQRSLNVSTSSCHENAETVAPGACWERAENDYSHLSSQCKDYVVGLLDLCRSTEEVEAILNGETDSEDSYDVPGRPSLTRLKLAIKYELKKFVAHPNCQQQLLSIWYENLPGLRQQTTAIKLLVVLAVAIGLPGLSVAYWIAPCSRVGKVMRSPFMKFVAHASSFTIFLGLLILNAADRFAGTTLLPNMTHHQHPGSSQGNSDPLLLYRMTTTPFTWMEMLIISWVIGMIWAEVKEIWSQGPGEYLVEPWNFLDFGMLAIFLASFSCRFSALRHANLAQAYVSSRYTTLINVTLPPEIHYFTLARIYWLPSDPQLVSEGLYAVAVVLSFSRIAYILTANESFGPLQISLGRTVKDIFKFMVIFILVFLAFMIGMFNLYSYYLGAKQNDAFTTLEESFKTLFWAIFGLSEVRSVVINNGHKFIENIGYVLYGVYNVTMVIVLLNMLIAMINSSFQEIEDDADVEWKFARAKLWFSYFEEGRTLPVPFNLVPSPKSMAGLATAIKALLLQLVEGHNEEKTETQLNQLGVSKNSVYGASTSRTRYQKIMKRLIKRYIIKAQADRESDDITEGELKEIKQDISSLRYELLEEKAQNMETLDGLLRRLGEISTSSS, via the exons ATGAACCACAGACCGCTTGCAGCCCATCGAACCAGCCGGACTGTAGGTTACATCGACAGCCCCAGAGCCCGGAGTCGTGATAACCTGCTCATGTATGATGATTTTGGAGAGGAAACATGTTGCTCCGGACGATGCCTTGG CCACAGTAACTCTGAGAGACAGCTTATGGCTCGTCTCACCGCTGCTAAACGACGCCAGGCTCTTCGTGGTCCTGCCTACATGTTCTCAGCTCCCTCAGTCAGCCTGTCAGAGGTTGAACAGCGTTTCCTGGAAGCAGCTGAATACGGCAACATACCAGAGGTGCGGCGTATGCTGCTGCATATACCCAACTTGAATGTCAACGCTGTTGACTACATGGGCCAAAATGCACTGCAGCTGGCTGTGGCCAACGAACATCTGGAGGTGACGGAGCTGCTGCTGGGGAGGGCAGATTTGGCCAGAGTGGGCGACGCTCTCCTTTTAGCCATCA GTAAAGGTTATGTCCGTATCACAGAGGCCCTGCTGGGTCACCAAGCATTTAGAGACGCCCGTCGTCTGACAGCGAGCCCTGCTCAGGCAGACATGTTGGATGACTTCTATGCTTATGATGAAGATGGGACAAG AAAGTTTCAGCGTTCTCTAAATGTGTCTACATCTAGCTGTCATGAAAATGCTGAAACTGTGGCCCCGGGCGCCTGCTGGGAACGAGCTGAG AATGACTACTCCCACCTGTCGAGCCAGTGTAAGGACTATGTGGTGGGCCTTCTGGACCTGTGTCGCAGCACAGAGGAAGTGGAGGCCATACTGAATGGAGAAACGGACTCTGAAGACAGCTATGATGTACCGGGTCGCCCTTCCCTCACACGGCTCAAATTAGCCATCAAATATGAACTCAAAAAG TTTGTGGCTCATCCTAActgccagcagcagctgctgagtaTCTGGTATGAGAACCTGCCTGGCCTGAGACAACAAACCACTGCCATCAAACTGCTGGTGGTGCTGGCAGTGGCTATAGGACTGCCTGGACTGTCTGTGGCTTATTGGATTGCCCCTTGCAGCAGA GTGGGGAAAGTGATGCGTAGCCCCTTCATGAAGTTTGTGGCTCATGCTTCATCCTTCACAATTTTCCTGGGTCTTCTCATCCTGAATGCTGCTGACCGCTTTGCAGGCACCACCCTGCTGCCAAACATGACACACCATCAGCACCCAGGAAGCTCTCAAGGCAACTCTGACCCGCTGCTGCTCTACCGGATGACCACAACACCCTTCACCTGGATGGAGATGCTTATCATCTCATGGGTTATTG gtatGATTTGGGCTGAGGTAAAGGAGATCTGGAGTCAAGGACCAGGGGAGTACCTGGTTGAACCCTGGAACTTCTTGGACTTTGGGATGCTGGCCATCTTCCTGGCTTCTTTTAGCTGCCGCTTCTCCGCTCTGAGACATGCTAACTTAGCACAGGCCTACGTCTCCTCACGCTACACAACACTGATTAACGTCACACTGCCCCCTGAGATACACTACTTTACTCTGG CTCGTATCTACTGGTTGCCGTCAGATCCTCAGCTGGTCTCAGAGGGCCTGTACGCGGTTGCAGTGGTGCTGAGCTTCTCTCGGATTGCTTATATCCTCACAGCCAATGAGAGCTTCGGTCCACTGCAGATCTCTTTAGGGAGGACAGTCAAGGACATATTTAAGTTCATGGTCATCTTCATCTTGGTCTTTCTGGCATTCATGATTGGCATGTTCAACCTGTACTCTTATTACCTGGGGGCAAAGCAAAATGACGCCTTTACAAC CCTGGAGGAGAGCTTCAAGACATTGTTCTGGGCTATATTTGGACTGTCTGAGGTCAGATCCGTGGTGATCAACAACGGACACAAATTCATCGAGAACATTGGTTACGTCCTGTACGGGGTTTACAACGTTACCATGGTGATAGTGTTGCTCAACATGCTCATTGCCATGATTAACAGTTCCTTCCAGGAGATTGAG gATGATGCTGACGTTGAGTGGAAGTTTGCTCGTGCAAAACTGTGGTTCTCCTACTTCGAGGAGGGAAGGACCCTCCCTGTGCCCTTTAACCTGGTCCCTAGCCCAAAATCTATGGCCGGACTGGCCACAGCCATCAAGGCCCTGCTTCTGCAGTTAGTCGAAGGACACAATGAGGAGAAAACTGAGACCCAACTCAACCAG CTTGGAGTAAGCAAAAACTCAGTATATGGTGCTTCTACCAGCCGAACCAGATAtcag AAGATCATGAAGCGCCTGATAAAGCGGTACATCATCAAAGCCCaagcagacagagagagtgatgacatcactgaag gAGAGCTGAAAGAGATCAAGCAGGACATCTCCAGTTTGCGATATGAGCTGCTGGAAGAAAAAGCACAGAACATGGAGACGCTTGATGGCCTGCTGAGGAGGCTGGGAGAGATCAGTACATCTTCATCATAG
- the trpc6a gene encoding short transient receptor potential channel 6a isoform X4, with protein sequence MDQLKGQIHLLGLVSGKGYVRITEALLGHQAFRDARRLTASPAQADMLDDFYAYDEDGTRFSHDVTPVILAADCQEYEIVHTLLSKGARIDPPHDYFCGCDSCNYQQQFDSFSHSRSRINAYRGLASPAYLSLSNEDPVLAALELSNELAMLANIEKEFKNDYSHLSSQCKDYVVGLLDLCRSTEEVEAILNGETDSEDSYDVPGRPSLTRLKLAIKYELKKFVAHPNCQQQLLSIWYENLPGLRQQTTAIKLLVVLAVAIGLPGLSVAYWIAPCSRVGKVMRSPFMKFVAHASSFTIFLGLLILNAADRFAGTTLLPNMTHHQHPGSSQGNSDPLLLYRMTTTPFTWMEMLIISWVIGMIWAEVKEIWSQGPGEYLVEPWNFLDFGMLAIFLASFSCRFSALRHANLAQAYVSSRYTTLINVTLPPEIHYFTLARIYWLPSDPQLVSEGLYAVAVVLSFSRIAYILTANESFGPLQISLGRTVKDIFKFMVIFILVFLAFMIGMFNLYSYYLGAKQNDAFTTLEESFKTLFWAIFGLSEVRSVVINNGHKFIENIGYVLYGVYNVTMVIVLLNMLIAMINSSFQEIEDDADVEWKFARAKLWFSYFEEGRTLPVPFNLVPSPKSMAGLATAIKALLLQLVEGHNEEKTETQLNQLGVSKNSVYGASTSRTRYQKIMKRLIKRYIIKAQADRESDDITEGELKEIKQDISSLRYELLEEKAQNMETLDGLLRRLGEISTSSS encoded by the exons atggatcagctgaaggggcAAATACATCTCTTGGGTCTTGTGTCag GTAAAGGTTATGTCCGTATCACAGAGGCCCTGCTGGGTCACCAAGCATTTAGAGACGCCCGTCGTCTGACAGCGAGCCCTGCTCAGGCAGACATGTTGGATGACTTCTATGCTTATGATGAAGATGGGACAAG ATTTTCTCATGATGTGACTCCAGTGATACTGGCTGCAGACTGTCAGGAATATGAAATAGTTCACACCCTGCTAAGTAAAGGGGCTCGCATCGATCCTCCTCACGACTACTTCTGTGGCTGCGACTCGTGCAACTACCAGCAGCAGTTTGACTCCTTCAGCCACTCCCGATCAAGGATCAATGCCTACAGAGGACTCGCAAGTCCTGCTTACCTCTCCCTGTCTAATGAGGATCCAGTGCTTGCTGCACTGGAGCTCAGCAACGAACTGGCCATGCTGGCTAATATTGAGAAAGAATTTAAG AATGACTACTCCCACCTGTCGAGCCAGTGTAAGGACTATGTGGTGGGCCTTCTGGACCTGTGTCGCAGCACAGAGGAAGTGGAGGCCATACTGAATGGAGAAACGGACTCTGAAGACAGCTATGATGTACCGGGTCGCCCTTCCCTCACACGGCTCAAATTAGCCATCAAATATGAACTCAAAAAG TTTGTGGCTCATCCTAActgccagcagcagctgctgagtaTCTGGTATGAGAACCTGCCTGGCCTGAGACAACAAACCACTGCCATCAAACTGCTGGTGGTGCTGGCAGTGGCTATAGGACTGCCTGGACTGTCTGTGGCTTATTGGATTGCCCCTTGCAGCAGA GTGGGGAAAGTGATGCGTAGCCCCTTCATGAAGTTTGTGGCTCATGCTTCATCCTTCACAATTTTCCTGGGTCTTCTCATCCTGAATGCTGCTGACCGCTTTGCAGGCACCACCCTGCTGCCAAACATGACACACCATCAGCACCCAGGAAGCTCTCAAGGCAACTCTGACCCGCTGCTGCTCTACCGGATGACCACAACACCCTTCACCTGGATGGAGATGCTTATCATCTCATGGGTTATTG gtatGATTTGGGCTGAGGTAAAGGAGATCTGGAGTCAAGGACCAGGGGAGTACCTGGTTGAACCCTGGAACTTCTTGGACTTTGGGATGCTGGCCATCTTCCTGGCTTCTTTTAGCTGCCGCTTCTCCGCTCTGAGACATGCTAACTTAGCACAGGCCTACGTCTCCTCACGCTACACAACACTGATTAACGTCACACTGCCCCCTGAGATACACTACTTTACTCTGG CTCGTATCTACTGGTTGCCGTCAGATCCTCAGCTGGTCTCAGAGGGCCTGTACGCGGTTGCAGTGGTGCTGAGCTTCTCTCGGATTGCTTATATCCTCACAGCCAATGAGAGCTTCGGTCCACTGCAGATCTCTTTAGGGAGGACAGTCAAGGACATATTTAAGTTCATGGTCATCTTCATCTTGGTCTTTCTGGCATTCATGATTGGCATGTTCAACCTGTACTCTTATTACCTGGGGGCAAAGCAAAATGACGCCTTTACAAC CCTGGAGGAGAGCTTCAAGACATTGTTCTGGGCTATATTTGGACTGTCTGAGGTCAGATCCGTGGTGATCAACAACGGACACAAATTCATCGAGAACATTGGTTACGTCCTGTACGGGGTTTACAACGTTACCATGGTGATAGTGTTGCTCAACATGCTCATTGCCATGATTAACAGTTCCTTCCAGGAGATTGAG gATGATGCTGACGTTGAGTGGAAGTTTGCTCGTGCAAAACTGTGGTTCTCCTACTTCGAGGAGGGAAGGACCCTCCCTGTGCCCTTTAACCTGGTCCCTAGCCCAAAATCTATGGCCGGACTGGCCACAGCCATCAAGGCCCTGCTTCTGCAGTTAGTCGAAGGACACAATGAGGAGAAAACTGAGACCCAACTCAACCAG CTTGGAGTAAGCAAAAACTCAGTATATGGTGCTTCTACCAGCCGAACCAGATAtcag AAGATCATGAAGCGCCTGATAAAGCGGTACATCATCAAAGCCCaagcagacagagagagtgatgacatcactgaag gAGAGCTGAAAGAGATCAAGCAGGACATCTCCAGTTTGCGATATGAGCTGCTGGAAGAAAAAGCACAGAACATGGAGACGCTTGATGGCCTGCTGAGGAGGCTGGGAGAGATCAGTACATCTTCATCATAG
- the trpc6a gene encoding short transient receptor potential channel 6a isoform X5 → MMILERKHVAPDDALGKGYVRITEALLGHQAFRDARRLTASPAQADMLDDFYAYDEDGTRFSHDVTPVILAADCQEYEIVHTLLSKGARIDPPHDYFCGCDSCNYQQQFDSFSHSRSRINAYRGLASPAYLSLSNEDPVLAALELSNELAMLANIEKEFKNDYSHLSSQCKDYVVGLLDLCRSTEEVEAILNGETDSEDSYDVPGRPSLTRLKLAIKYELKKFVAHPNCQQQLLSIWYENLPGLRQQTTAIKLLVVLAVAIGLPGLSVAYWIAPCSRVGKVMRSPFMKFVAHASSFTIFLGLLILNAADRFAGTTLLPNMTHHQHPGSSQGNSDPLLLYRMTTTPFTWMEMLIISWVIGMIWAEVKEIWSQGPGEYLVEPWNFLDFGMLAIFLASFSCRFSALRHANLAQAYVSSRYTTLINVTLPPEIHYFTLARIYWLPSDPQLVSEGLYAVAVVLSFSRIAYILTANESFGPLQISLGRTVKDIFKFMVIFILVFLAFMIGMFNLYSYYLGAKQNDAFTTLEESFKTLFWAIFGLSEVRSVVINNGHKFIENIGYVLYGVYNVTMVIVLLNMLIAMINSSFQEIEDDADVEWKFARAKLWFSYFEEGRTLPVPFNLVPSPKSMAGLATAIKALLLQLVEGHNEEKTETQLNQLGVSKNSVYGASTSRTRYQKIMKRLIKRYIIKAQADRESDDITEGELKEIKQDISSLRYELLEEKAQNMETLDGLLRRLGEISTSSS, encoded by the exons ATGATGATTTTGGAGAGGAAACATGTTGCTCCGGACGATGCCTTGG GTAAAGGTTATGTCCGTATCACAGAGGCCCTGCTGGGTCACCAAGCATTTAGAGACGCCCGTCGTCTGACAGCGAGCCCTGCTCAGGCAGACATGTTGGATGACTTCTATGCTTATGATGAAGATGGGACAAG ATTTTCTCATGATGTGACTCCAGTGATACTGGCTGCAGACTGTCAGGAATATGAAATAGTTCACACCCTGCTAAGTAAAGGGGCTCGCATCGATCCTCCTCACGACTACTTCTGTGGCTGCGACTCGTGCAACTACCAGCAGCAGTTTGACTCCTTCAGCCACTCCCGATCAAGGATCAATGCCTACAGAGGACTCGCAAGTCCTGCTTACCTCTCCCTGTCTAATGAGGATCCAGTGCTTGCTGCACTGGAGCTCAGCAACGAACTGGCCATGCTGGCTAATATTGAGAAAGAATTTAAG AATGACTACTCCCACCTGTCGAGCCAGTGTAAGGACTATGTGGTGGGCCTTCTGGACCTGTGTCGCAGCACAGAGGAAGTGGAGGCCATACTGAATGGAGAAACGGACTCTGAAGACAGCTATGATGTACCGGGTCGCCCTTCCCTCACACGGCTCAAATTAGCCATCAAATATGAACTCAAAAAG TTTGTGGCTCATCCTAActgccagcagcagctgctgagtaTCTGGTATGAGAACCTGCCTGGCCTGAGACAACAAACCACTGCCATCAAACTGCTGGTGGTGCTGGCAGTGGCTATAGGACTGCCTGGACTGTCTGTGGCTTATTGGATTGCCCCTTGCAGCAGA GTGGGGAAAGTGATGCGTAGCCCCTTCATGAAGTTTGTGGCTCATGCTTCATCCTTCACAATTTTCCTGGGTCTTCTCATCCTGAATGCTGCTGACCGCTTTGCAGGCACCACCCTGCTGCCAAACATGACACACCATCAGCACCCAGGAAGCTCTCAAGGCAACTCTGACCCGCTGCTGCTCTACCGGATGACCACAACACCCTTCACCTGGATGGAGATGCTTATCATCTCATGGGTTATTG gtatGATTTGGGCTGAGGTAAAGGAGATCTGGAGTCAAGGACCAGGGGAGTACCTGGTTGAACCCTGGAACTTCTTGGACTTTGGGATGCTGGCCATCTTCCTGGCTTCTTTTAGCTGCCGCTTCTCCGCTCTGAGACATGCTAACTTAGCACAGGCCTACGTCTCCTCACGCTACACAACACTGATTAACGTCACACTGCCCCCTGAGATACACTACTTTACTCTGG CTCGTATCTACTGGTTGCCGTCAGATCCTCAGCTGGTCTCAGAGGGCCTGTACGCGGTTGCAGTGGTGCTGAGCTTCTCTCGGATTGCTTATATCCTCACAGCCAATGAGAGCTTCGGTCCACTGCAGATCTCTTTAGGGAGGACAGTCAAGGACATATTTAAGTTCATGGTCATCTTCATCTTGGTCTTTCTGGCATTCATGATTGGCATGTTCAACCTGTACTCTTATTACCTGGGGGCAAAGCAAAATGACGCCTTTACAAC CCTGGAGGAGAGCTTCAAGACATTGTTCTGGGCTATATTTGGACTGTCTGAGGTCAGATCCGTGGTGATCAACAACGGACACAAATTCATCGAGAACATTGGTTACGTCCTGTACGGGGTTTACAACGTTACCATGGTGATAGTGTTGCTCAACATGCTCATTGCCATGATTAACAGTTCCTTCCAGGAGATTGAG gATGATGCTGACGTTGAGTGGAAGTTTGCTCGTGCAAAACTGTGGTTCTCCTACTTCGAGGAGGGAAGGACCCTCCCTGTGCCCTTTAACCTGGTCCCTAGCCCAAAATCTATGGCCGGACTGGCCACAGCCATCAAGGCCCTGCTTCTGCAGTTAGTCGAAGGACACAATGAGGAGAAAACTGAGACCCAACTCAACCAG CTTGGAGTAAGCAAAAACTCAGTATATGGTGCTTCTACCAGCCGAACCAGATAtcag AAGATCATGAAGCGCCTGATAAAGCGGTACATCATCAAAGCCCaagcagacagagagagtgatgacatcactgaag gAGAGCTGAAAGAGATCAAGCAGGACATCTCCAGTTTGCGATATGAGCTGCTGGAAGAAAAAGCACAGAACATGGAGACGCTTGATGGCCTGCTGAGGAGGCTGGGAGAGATCAGTACATCTTCATCATAG
- the trpc6a gene encoding short transient receptor potential channel 6a isoform X1: MNHRPLAAHRTSRTVGYIDSPRARSRDNLLMYDDFGEETCCSGRCLGHSNSERQLMARLTAAKRRQALRGPAYMFSAPSVSLSEVEQRFLEAAEYGNIPEVRRMLLHIPNLNVNAVDYMGQNALQLAVANEHLEVTELLLGRADLARVGDALLLAISKGYVRITEALLGHQAFRDARRLTASPAQADMLDDFYAYDEDGTRFSHDVTPVILAADCQEYEIVHTLLSKGARIDPPHDYFCGCDSCNYQQQFDSFSHSRSRINAYRGLASPAYLSLSNEDPVLAALELSNELAMLANIEKEFKNDYSHLSSQCKDYVVGLLDLCRSTEEVEAILNGETDSEDSYDVPGRPSLTRLKLAIKYELKKFVAHPNCQQQLLSIWYENLPGLRQQTTAIKLLVVLAVAIGLPGLSVAYWIAPCSRVGKVMRSPFMKFVAHASSFTIFLGLLILNAADRFAGTTLLPNMTHHQHPGSSQGNSDPLLLYRMTTTPFTWMEMLIISWVIGMIWAEVKEIWSQGPGEYLVEPWNFLDFGMLAIFLASFSCRFSALRHANLAQAYVSSRYTTLINVTLPPEIHYFTLARIYWLPSDPQLVSEGLYAVAVVLSFSRIAYILTANESFGPLQISLGRTVKDIFKFMVIFILVFLAFMIGMFNLYSYYLGAKQNDAFTTLEESFKTLFWAIFGLSEVRSVVINNGHKFIENIGYVLYGVYNVTMVIVLLNMLIAMINSSFQEIEDDADVEWKFARAKLWFSYFEEGRTLPVPFNLVPSPKSMAGLATAIKALLLQLVEGHNEEKTETQLNQLGVSKNSVYGASTSRTRYQKIMKRLIKRYIIKAQADRESDDITEGELKEIKQDISSLRYELLEEKAQNMETLDGLLRRLGEISTSSS, from the exons ATGAACCACAGACCGCTTGCAGCCCATCGAACCAGCCGGACTGTAGGTTACATCGACAGCCCCAGAGCCCGGAGTCGTGATAACCTGCTCATGTATGATGATTTTGGAGAGGAAACATGTTGCTCCGGACGATGCCTTGG CCACAGTAACTCTGAGAGACAGCTTATGGCTCGTCTCACCGCTGCTAAACGACGCCAGGCTCTTCGTGGTCCTGCCTACATGTTCTCAGCTCCCTCAGTCAGCCTGTCAGAGGTTGAACAGCGTTTCCTGGAAGCAGCTGAATACGGCAACATACCAGAGGTGCGGCGTATGCTGCTGCATATACCCAACTTGAATGTCAACGCTGTTGACTACATGGGCCAAAATGCACTGCAGCTGGCTGTGGCCAACGAACATCTGGAGGTGACGGAGCTGCTGCTGGGGAGGGCAGATTTGGCCAGAGTGGGCGACGCTCTCCTTTTAGCCATCA GTAAAGGTTATGTCCGTATCACAGAGGCCCTGCTGGGTCACCAAGCATTTAGAGACGCCCGTCGTCTGACAGCGAGCCCTGCTCAGGCAGACATGTTGGATGACTTCTATGCTTATGATGAAGATGGGACAAG ATTTTCTCATGATGTGACTCCAGTGATACTGGCTGCAGACTGTCAGGAATATGAAATAGTTCACACCCTGCTAAGTAAAGGGGCTCGCATCGATCCTCCTCACGACTACTTCTGTGGCTGCGACTCGTGCAACTACCAGCAGCAGTTTGACTCCTTCAGCCACTCCCGATCAAGGATCAATGCCTACAGAGGACTCGCAAGTCCTGCTTACCTCTCCCTGTCTAATGAGGATCCAGTGCTTGCTGCACTGGAGCTCAGCAACGAACTGGCCATGCTGGCTAATATTGAGAAAGAATTTAAG AATGACTACTCCCACCTGTCGAGCCAGTGTAAGGACTATGTGGTGGGCCTTCTGGACCTGTGTCGCAGCACAGAGGAAGTGGAGGCCATACTGAATGGAGAAACGGACTCTGAAGACAGCTATGATGTACCGGGTCGCCCTTCCCTCACACGGCTCAAATTAGCCATCAAATATGAACTCAAAAAG TTTGTGGCTCATCCTAActgccagcagcagctgctgagtaTCTGGTATGAGAACCTGCCTGGCCTGAGACAACAAACCACTGCCATCAAACTGCTGGTGGTGCTGGCAGTGGCTATAGGACTGCCTGGACTGTCTGTGGCTTATTGGATTGCCCCTTGCAGCAGA GTGGGGAAAGTGATGCGTAGCCCCTTCATGAAGTTTGTGGCTCATGCTTCATCCTTCACAATTTTCCTGGGTCTTCTCATCCTGAATGCTGCTGACCGCTTTGCAGGCACCACCCTGCTGCCAAACATGACACACCATCAGCACCCAGGAAGCTCTCAAGGCAACTCTGACCCGCTGCTGCTCTACCGGATGACCACAACACCCTTCACCTGGATGGAGATGCTTATCATCTCATGGGTTATTG gtatGATTTGGGCTGAGGTAAAGGAGATCTGGAGTCAAGGACCAGGGGAGTACCTGGTTGAACCCTGGAACTTCTTGGACTTTGGGATGCTGGCCATCTTCCTGGCTTCTTTTAGCTGCCGCTTCTCCGCTCTGAGACATGCTAACTTAGCACAGGCCTACGTCTCCTCACGCTACACAACACTGATTAACGTCACACTGCCCCCTGAGATACACTACTTTACTCTGG CTCGTATCTACTGGTTGCCGTCAGATCCTCAGCTGGTCTCAGAGGGCCTGTACGCGGTTGCAGTGGTGCTGAGCTTCTCTCGGATTGCTTATATCCTCACAGCCAATGAGAGCTTCGGTCCACTGCAGATCTCTTTAGGGAGGACAGTCAAGGACATATTTAAGTTCATGGTCATCTTCATCTTGGTCTTTCTGGCATTCATGATTGGCATGTTCAACCTGTACTCTTATTACCTGGGGGCAAAGCAAAATGACGCCTTTACAAC CCTGGAGGAGAGCTTCAAGACATTGTTCTGGGCTATATTTGGACTGTCTGAGGTCAGATCCGTGGTGATCAACAACGGACACAAATTCATCGAGAACATTGGTTACGTCCTGTACGGGGTTTACAACGTTACCATGGTGATAGTGTTGCTCAACATGCTCATTGCCATGATTAACAGTTCCTTCCAGGAGATTGAG gATGATGCTGACGTTGAGTGGAAGTTTGCTCGTGCAAAACTGTGGTTCTCCTACTTCGAGGAGGGAAGGACCCTCCCTGTGCCCTTTAACCTGGTCCCTAGCCCAAAATCTATGGCCGGACTGGCCACAGCCATCAAGGCCCTGCTTCTGCAGTTAGTCGAAGGACACAATGAGGAGAAAACTGAGACCCAACTCAACCAG CTTGGAGTAAGCAAAAACTCAGTATATGGTGCTTCTACCAGCCGAACCAGATAtcag AAGATCATGAAGCGCCTGATAAAGCGGTACATCATCAAAGCCCaagcagacagagagagtgatgacatcactgaag gAGAGCTGAAAGAGATCAAGCAGGACATCTCCAGTTTGCGATATGAGCTGCTGGAAGAAAAAGCACAGAACATGGAGACGCTTGATGGCCTGCTGAGGAGGCTGGGAGAGATCAGTACATCTTCATCATAG